A region from the Triticum aestivum cultivar Chinese Spring chromosome 3D, IWGSC CS RefSeq v2.1, whole genome shotgun sequence genome encodes:
- the LOC123076790 gene encoding beta-fructofuranosidase, insoluble isoenzyme 3 — protein sequence MGTAAAVLALVPLLCWAVVHASHVVYPELQSLEAKEVITELRTGYHFQPPKHWINDPNGPMYYKGLYHLFYQYNPKGAVWGNIIWAHSVSTDLIHWVALQPAIYPTKPFDVNGCWSGSATLLPNGVPVIMYTGIDPHKNQVQNVAYPANLSDPFLREWVKPEYNPIITPDHGINASAFRDPTTAWYGPDGHWRLVVGTKENMRGIAVLYRSRDFKKWVKARHSLHAGLTGMWECPDFFPVAVAGGSRHHQSGVDTAELHDRVVAEEVKYVLKVSLELTRYDYYTVGTYDHDKERYTPDPAFPDNDYGLRYDYGDFYASKSFFDPAKKRRVLWGWANESDTVTDDRHKGWAGIQAIPRKIFLSRSGRQLIQWPVEEVKSLRSKHVNVSNKAVKGGEYFEVTGFKSVQSDVETAFTIRNLDKAEKFDPAWRTDAQGLCKKFNSHVKGGVGPFGLWLLASDDLEERTAVFFRVFKTNDTNYVVLMCNDPTRSSYESQIYRPTFAGFVNVDIAKTKKIALRTLIDHSVVESFGAGGKTCILTRVYPRKAIGDDAHLFVFNNGESDIKVTNLHAWEMKTPTMNKLLEQ from the exons atggggacggcggcggcggtgctagCGCTCGTGCCGCTGCTATGCTGGGCGGTGGTGCACGCGTCGCACGTCGTCTACCCGGAGCTCCAGTCGCTGGAGGCCAAGGAGGTCATCACGGAGCTGCGCACCGGCTACCACTTCCAGCCCCCCAAGCACTGGATCAACG ATCCCAATG GGCCAATGTACTACAAGGGGCTGTACCACCTCTTCTACCAGTACAACCCCAAGGGCGCCGTGTGGGGGAACATCATCTGGGCGCACTCCGTCTCCACCGACCTCATCCACTGGGTGGCCCTCCAGCCCGCCATCTACCCGACCAAGCCCTTCGACGTCAACGGCTGCTGGTCGGGCTCCGCCACGTTGCTGCCCAACGGCGTCCCCGTCATCATGTACACCGGCATCGACCCCCACAAGAACCAGGTGCAGAACGTCGCGTACCCGGCCAACCTCTCCGACCCCTTCCTCCGCGAGTGGGTCAAGCCCGAGTACAACCCCATCATCACCCCTGACCACGGCATCAACGCGAGCGCGTTCCGTGATCCCACGACAGCGTGGTACGGACCCGACGG ACACTGGAGGTTGGTGGTGGGCACCAAGGAGAACATGAGGGGGATCGCGGTGTTGTACCGGAGCCGAGACTTCAAGAAGTGGGTCAAGGCGCGCCACTCGTTGCACGCGGGACTCACAGGAATGTGGGAATGCCCCGACTTCTTCCCTGTGGCGGTGGCCGGAGGCAGCCGTCACCACCAGAGCGGTGTGGACACCGCGGAGTTGCACGATCGTGTTGTGGCCGAGGAGGTCAAGTACGTGCTCAAGGTGAGCCTAGAACTGACACGATACGATTACTACACCGTTGGCACCTACGACCACGACAAGGAGAGGTACACCCCTGACCCCGCCTTCCCGGACAATGACTACGGCCTCCGCTACGACTATGGCGACTTCTACGCCTCCAAGTCCTTCTTCGACCCGGCCAAGAAACGACGAGTGCTCTGGGGCTGGGCCAATGAGTCTGACACCGTTACCGACGACCGCCACAAGGGCTGGGCCGGCATCCAG GCGATACCAAGGAAGATCTTCCTGTCGCGAAGCGGGAGACAACTGATCCAATGGCCAGTGGAGGAGGTCAAGTCGCTGCGCTCAAAGCATGTCAATGTCAGCAACAAGGCCGTCAAGGGCGGCGAGTACTTCGAGGTCACCGGCTTCAAATCCGTGCAGTCGGACGTGGAGACGGCGTTTACCATCAGGAACCTGGACAAGGCGGAGAAGTTCGACCCGGCGTGGCGGACCGACGCACAGGGGCTCTGCAAGAAGTTCAACTCGCACGTCAAGGGCGGCGTTGGGCCGTTCGGGCTCTGGCTGCTGGCCTCCGACGACCTCGAGGAGAGGACGGCCGTCTTCTTCAGGGTGTTCAAGACCAACGACACCAATTACGTCGTCCTCATGTGTAATGACCCGACAAG GTCGTCATACGAGTCGCAGATCTACAGGCCGACCTTTGCCGGCTTTGTCAACGTCGACATAGCCAAGACCAAGAAGATCGCGCTGAGGACATTG ATTGACCATTCTGTGGTGGAGAGCTTCGGGGCCGGCGGAAAGACGTGCATCCTGACGAGGGTTTACCCGAGGAAGGCCATCGGGGACGACGCGCACCTCTTCGTCTTCAACAACGGCGAGTCGGACATCAAGGTCACCAACCTGCACGCGTGGGAGATGAAGACCCCCACGATGAACAAGCTGCTGGAGCAGTAG